From Alienimonas californiensis, a single genomic window includes:
- a CDS encoding NADPH-dependent assimilatory sulfite reductase hemoprotein subunit, translating into MADDTPQQHQGEQSDAGPAVSELEHLKRGSDHLAGTLAEELANDSAKFSADATQLLKHHGSYQQDDRDVRKDKAIANAEDGRWYMMMVRTGVPGGRLTAEQLLAEIDLSETHGNGTVRATSRQGLQVHGVLKSNIKATIAEINRIKLSTFAACGDVGRNTMCCPEPTDDPVRHAMQRDAESVAKLLRPRTNSYYNVWLRDADDPEAEKIDVTAHHPMNDLPDVPGADRDPGNDAVEPLYGTVYLPRKFKVGFALPEDNCVDVYSQDLGFIAVRDENDPDKLAGYNVLVGGGMGMTPAKKDTFPRLGDRLGFVEPDALLAVTAAVVRVQRDHGERQNRKRARLKYLVHDRGLDWFRERVEEDLGRKLKPPHAADVTDVDDHLGWRKQGVAEDGSTLWYLGLPVPDGRIADFEADDPHGGGQWKSCLRELLTTYGSDVRITPLVGVVLCGFREDEKPAVAAILRKHKCQPAEELSLMRRNSMACVALPTCGLAVTESERVIGQVIHDVETRVAQYGLSGERISIHMTGCPNGCARPYTPDIGLVGKARDKYTLYLGGRVDGTRLGFLYEDMVPLDQIAAVVSPALAYFKQAGRNVGQPGGETFGDFCARVGEEDLKRYAKEMESESDTLGGEIGALTDDQLADLIDRFAGDLSAEQLKTAVATGRGRNTNGRLAAVLESAEKRFTVTPSAEAAAG; encoded by the coding sequence ATGGCCGACGACACCCCCCAGCAACACCAGGGCGAACAGTCCGACGCCGGTCCGGCGGTGAGCGAGCTGGAGCACCTCAAACGCGGCAGCGATCACCTCGCGGGGACGCTGGCGGAGGAACTGGCGAACGACAGCGCCAAGTTCAGCGCCGACGCGACCCAACTGCTCAAGCACCACGGGTCCTACCAGCAGGACGACCGGGACGTCCGCAAGGACAAGGCGATCGCCAACGCCGAGGACGGCCGCTGGTACATGATGATGGTCCGCACCGGCGTGCCCGGCGGCCGGCTGACCGCGGAGCAGTTGCTCGCGGAGATCGACCTGTCCGAAACGCACGGCAACGGCACCGTGCGGGCGACCAGCCGGCAGGGCCTGCAGGTCCACGGGGTGCTCAAGTCGAACATCAAAGCGACGATCGCGGAGATCAACCGCATCAAGCTGTCCACCTTCGCCGCCTGCGGCGACGTGGGCCGCAACACGATGTGCTGCCCGGAGCCGACCGACGACCCGGTCCGCCACGCGATGCAGCGGGACGCCGAGAGCGTCGCCAAGCTGCTCCGGCCGCGCACGAACAGCTATTACAACGTCTGGCTGCGCGACGCCGACGACCCGGAGGCGGAGAAGATCGACGTCACCGCCCACCACCCGATGAACGACCTGCCGGACGTCCCCGGCGCCGACCGGGATCCGGGGAACGATGCGGTCGAACCGCTGTACGGCACGGTCTATCTGCCGCGGAAGTTCAAGGTCGGCTTCGCCCTGCCGGAGGACAACTGCGTCGACGTTTACAGTCAGGACCTCGGCTTCATCGCCGTCCGCGACGAAAACGACCCGGACAAACTCGCCGGGTACAACGTGCTGGTCGGCGGCGGGATGGGCATGACGCCGGCGAAGAAGGACACCTTCCCCCGCCTGGGCGACCGGCTGGGGTTCGTCGAGCCGGACGCCCTGCTCGCGGTCACGGCGGCGGTCGTCCGCGTACAGCGGGACCACGGCGAGCGGCAGAACCGCAAACGGGCCCGTCTGAAGTACCTGGTGCACGACCGCGGCCTGGACTGGTTCCGCGAACGGGTCGAGGAGGACCTCGGCCGCAAGTTGAAGCCGCCCCACGCCGCCGACGTGACCGACGTGGACGACCACCTCGGCTGGCGGAAGCAGGGCGTCGCCGAGGACGGTTCGACGCTGTGGTACCTCGGCCTGCCGGTGCCCGACGGCCGCATCGCTGACTTCGAAGCCGACGACCCCCACGGCGGCGGACAGTGGAAGTCGTGCCTGCGGGAACTGCTGACGACCTACGGCAGCGACGTGCGGATCACCCCGCTGGTGGGCGTCGTGCTGTGCGGGTTCCGTGAGGACGAGAAGCCGGCCGTCGCCGCGATCCTCCGCAAGCACAAGTGCCAACCGGCGGAGGAACTGAGCCTGATGCGCCGCAACAGCATGGCCTGCGTCGCCCTGCCGACCTGCGGGCTGGCGGTGACGGAAAGCGAACGCGTCATCGGCCAAGTGATCCACGACGTGGAGACCCGCGTCGCCCAGTACGGCCTGAGCGGCGAGCGGATCAGCATCCATATGACCGGCTGCCCGAACGGCTGCGCCCGGCCCTACACCCCGGACATCGGCCTCGTCGGCAAGGCGCGGGACAAGTACACGCTGTACCTCGGCGGCCGCGTGGACGGCACCCGGCTGGGGTTCCTCTATGAGGACATGGTTCCGCTGGACCAGATCGCGGCGGTCGTCTCCCCGGCCCTCGCCTACTTCAAGCAGGCCGGCCGCAACGTCGGCCAGCCCGGCGGGGAGACCTTCGGCGACTTCTGCGCCCGCGTCGGCGAGGAGGACCTGAAACGATACGCGAAGGAGATGGAGAGCGAATCCGACACCCTCGGCGGCGAGATCGGCGCCCTGACGGACGACCAACTCGCCGACCTGATCGACCGCTTCGCCGGCGACCTCTCCGCGGAGCAGCTGAAGACCGCCGTGGCGACCGGCCGGGGCCGGAACACGAACGGCCGGCTCGCCGCGGTCCTGGAGAGCGCGGAGAAGCGGTTCACCGTCACCCCGTCGGCGGAGGCGGCGGCGGGGTGA
- the folD gene encoding bifunctional methylenetetrahydrofolate dehydrogenase/methenyltetrahydrofolate cyclohydrolase FolD, which translates to MPARLIDGKQTAAAYRERVKADVAAFTQKTGVTPHLAAVVVGENPASAVYVRNKQRACEQAGIGSSLHALPESASQADLLALVQDLNADPAVHGILVQLPLPGQIDERAVLDAVAPLKDVDCFHPENVGLLSQGRPRFAPCTPAGVMELLAAAEVPTASARAVVLGRSEIVGKPMAMLLLARGADATVTVCHSRTADLAAVCREADVLIAAIGRAKFLTADMVKPGAAVIDVGINRLPDSEGGGLAGDVDYDAVNEVAGALTPVPGGVGPMTVAVLLRNTLTAAELQTAGEPG; encoded by the coding sequence ATGCCCGCCCGCCTGATCGACGGCAAACAGACCGCCGCCGCCTACCGGGAGCGGGTGAAGGCCGACGTCGCCGCGTTCACCCAGAAAACCGGCGTCACGCCGCACCTCGCCGCGGTGGTCGTCGGCGAGAACCCGGCCAGCGCGGTCTACGTCCGCAACAAGCAGCGGGCCTGCGAGCAGGCCGGCATCGGCTCCAGCCTGCACGCCCTGCCGGAGTCCGCCTCGCAGGCCGACCTGCTCGCCCTCGTGCAGGACCTGAACGCCGACCCGGCGGTGCACGGCATCCTCGTCCAACTCCCCCTGCCGGGGCAGATCGACGAGCGGGCCGTACTGGACGCCGTCGCCCCGCTGAAGGACGTGGACTGCTTCCACCCGGAGAACGTGGGCCTGCTGTCGCAGGGCCGCCCGCGGTTCGCCCCCTGCACGCCGGCGGGGGTGATGGAACTGCTGGCCGCCGCCGAGGTCCCCACCGCCAGCGCCCGGGCCGTGGTGCTGGGCCGCAGTGAGATCGTCGGCAAACCGATGGCGATGCTGCTGCTGGCCCGCGGGGCGGACGCCACCGTGACCGTCTGCCACAGCCGCACGGCGGACCTCGCCGCCGTCTGCCGGGAGGCGGACGTCCTCATCGCCGCCATCGGCCGGGCGAAGTTCCTCACCGCCGACATGGTCAAACCCGGCGCCGCGGTGATCGACGTGGGCATCAACCGCCTGCCGGACTCCGAAGGCGGCGGGTTGGCCGGCGACGTGGATTACGACGCGGTGAACGAGGTCGCCGGCGCCCTCACCCCCGTGCCGGGCGGCGTCGGCCCGATGACGGTCGCCGTGCTGCTCCGCAACACGCTGACGGCCGCGGAGCTGCAAACCGCAGGCGAACCGGGGTGA
- the dprA gene encoding DNA-processing protein DprA, translated as MSDATPELRAAVRLNLTPGVGPRTAEVLCGTFGSPAAVFAAPEADLRRISGIGAKVIGALRQTTEQAADEELRRAADAGVTVLHLGDPRYPPLLAEIPTAPRVLYVRGTLTPEDAAAIAMVGSRRCSTYGTRTAGSLARSLARAGLTVVSGMALGIDGAAHRGALEAGGRTLAVTATGMNTVYPPQHRGLAEDIAARGAIVTEFPMGQAPTRGLFPQRNRVIAGLSLGVILVEAGRKSGALHTIRHAVEQNREVFVVPGRLDDGCDGGLDALRDGATLIRDADDVLADLGGEWKRPQTVPQLRLTLDSGDKRESGGSPSPAKESPRSLTDVEAAVFAAVPAGETVSVDVVMESDAAERFGPGRALAALTTLEMKRVLRRLPGNRLERA; from the coding sequence ATGAGCGACGCGACCCCCGAACTCCGCGCCGCCGTCCGGCTGAACCTCACGCCCGGCGTCGGCCCCCGCACCGCGGAGGTGTTGTGCGGCACGTTCGGCTCCCCCGCCGCCGTCTTCGCCGCCCCCGAGGCCGACCTGCGGCGCATCTCTGGCATCGGGGCGAAGGTAATCGGGGCGCTGCGGCAGACGACCGAGCAAGCGGCCGACGAGGAACTCCGCCGGGCCGCCGACGCCGGGGTGACGGTGCTCCACCTCGGCGACCCCCGCTACCCGCCGCTGCTGGCGGAGATCCCCACCGCCCCCCGGGTGCTGTACGTCCGCGGCACGCTGACGCCGGAGGACGCCGCCGCGATCGCGATGGTCGGCTCCCGCCGGTGTTCCACCTACGGCACCCGCACGGCCGGGTCGCTCGCCCGGTCGCTGGCCCGGGCCGGGCTGACGGTCGTCAGCGGGATGGCCTTGGGCATCGACGGCGCCGCCCACCGCGGCGCCCTGGAGGCCGGCGGCCGGACGTTGGCGGTCACCGCGACCGGCATGAACACGGTTTACCCGCCCCAGCACCGCGGGTTGGCCGAGGACATCGCCGCCAGGGGGGCGATCGTCACGGAGTTCCCCATGGGCCAGGCGCCGACCCGCGGCCTGTTCCCCCAGCGGAACCGCGTCATCGCCGGGCTGTCGCTGGGCGTGATTCTGGTCGAAGCCGGCCGCAAAAGCGGGGCGCTGCACACGATCCGACACGCCGTCGAGCAGAACCGCGAGGTGTTCGTCGTGCCCGGGCGGCTCGACGACGGCTGCGACGGGGGCTTGGACGCCCTCCGCGACGGCGCCACGCTGATCCGCGACGCCGACGACGTGCTCGCCGACCTCGGCGGCGAGTGGAAACGCCCGCAGACGGTGCCGCAACTCCGTTTGACTCTCGATTCGGGAGACAAACGGGAGTCCGGCGGGAGCCCTTCGCCCGCGAAAGAGTCGCCGCGGAGTCTGACGGACGTCGAGGCGGCGGTGTTCGCCGCGGTGCCGGCGGGCGAGACGGTGAGCGTCGACGTGGTGATGGAGTCCGACGCCGCCGAGCGGTTCGGCCCCGGTCGGGCGCTGGCGGCGCTGACCACGCTGGAGATGAAGCGCGTCCTCCGCCGCCTGCCGGGCAACCGCCTGGAGCGGGCCTGA